A single genomic interval of Spinacia oleracea cultivar Varoflay chromosome 6, BTI_SOV_V1, whole genome shotgun sequence harbors:
- the LOC110785864 gene encoding uncharacterized protein gives MSEPPKLYVNKPKKAQLKQSRVMMEAQSSTATPSSSSIGGGYGGGASTPPPEVPKQSFVRRYKFFLPLILSVNLAVGAYLFMRTKKKDIAVEEETTTDAPSTLTPTPSTSAATPTATSVTESPTIAQVTRVRKPIPEQQQREVFKWMLEEKRKIKTKDPEEKKQIDEEKTILKQFLRAKSIPNI, from the exons atgagCGAACCTCCGAAGCTATACGTCAACAAACCCAAGAAAG CTCAGTTGAAGCAATCAAGAGTAATGATGGAAGCTCAATCATCAACAGCAACACCATCTTCTTCGTCAATAGGCGGTGGTTATGGCGGCGGAGCTTCGACTCCACCACCGGAGGTTCCAAAGCAGTCTTTTGTGAGGCGGTATAAGTTCTTCTTGCCTCTCATTTTGAGTGTCAATCTCGCTGTTGGAG CTTATCTATTTATGAGGACCAAGAAGAAAGACATAGCTGTTGAGGAAGAAACTACTACTGATGCACCTTCCACTCTGACTCCCACTCCTTCAACTTCAGCTGCAACCCCAACAGCCACTTCTGTTACCGAGAGCCCAACCATAGCACAAGTTACAAGAGTACGAAAACCAATTCCTGAGCAGCAGCAAAGGGAAGTGTTCAAGTGGATGCTTGAAGAGAAGAGGAAGATCAAGACCAAAGACCCTGAAGAGAAGAAGCAGATCGATGAAGAAAAAACCATCCTCAAGCAATTTCTCCGAGCCAAGTCCATCCCCAATATCTAA
- the LOC110785827 gene encoding uncharacterized protein produces the protein MEVSTPSEPPDKVMHDATHVNKATAQAKGSQSFREVVASSSQWFAEARKIVSASRDWEDGDELSPEGGLAVKFDKLTLDRLRSPWRLTLMGKCLGIKVRSAYMESRVRAMWRIKGSLEVIDVGHDVFLFRFTQPDDFERALFGGPWFILDHYLMISTWKPNFRPSKDGFDTMSVWIRIDELPVEYYDKEALFAIAQLVGKPIRVDYATDKVTRGRYARVCVEIMLSKPLITKVWIGGA, from the coding sequence ATGGAGGTATCCACTCCTTCGGAGCCTCCAGATAAGGTTATGCATGATGCAACGCATGTCAATAAAGCGACGGCTCAGGCTAAGGGCTCGCAATCATTCAGGGAGGTGGTTGCGTCTTCATCCCAATGGTTTGCAGAGGCAAGGAAAATTGTGTCCGCATCACGGGATTGGGAGGATGGTGATGAGTTAAGTCCAGAGGGTGGTTTGGCGGTCAAGTTCGACAAACTAACCTTGGACAGGTTAAGATCGCCATGGAGGTTAACTTTGATGGGGAAATGTCTTGGGATCAAGGTTCGTTCAGCATACATGGAATCTAGAGTTCGAGCTATGTGGAGGATTAAGGGATCCTTAGAGGTTATAGATGTTGGGCATGATGTGTTTTTGTTTAGGTTTACTCAGCCGGATGATTTTGAAAGGGCACTTTTTGGTGGCCCGTGGTTCATACTTGATCACTATCTTATGATTTCTACATGGAAACCAAATTTCCGGCCGTCAAAGGATGGTTTTGATACTATGTCGGTTTGGATACGTATTGATGAACTTCCAGTTGAATATTATGATAAGGAGGCACTCTTTGCGATTGCACAGTTGGTTGGTAAGCCGATCCGGGTGGACTATGCAACCGATAAGGTCACTAGGGGTCGTTATGCAAGAGTTTGTGTGGAAATAATGTTGTCAAAACCTTTGATCACAAAGGTTTGGATTGGTGGGGCCTGA
- the LOC110785866 gene encoding 3-epi-6-deoxocathasterone 23-monooxygenase CYP90D1 has protein sequence MDILCSWTLISSLVIAISISLSYIIFHLYRNTKLKNFPKKLTWTLPLGTLGWPLLGETMEFISCAYSDHPESFMDRRRRKYGNVFKSHIFGKQTIISTDAEVNRFILQSDAKLFVPCYPKSLTELMGKSSILLINGSLQRRIHGLIASFFKSSHLKAQVTRDMQCYVQQAMDTWVDNIHSPILIQNQAKHIAFQVLVKALISLDPGKEMHFLKKQFQEFVSGLMSLPVNLPGTQLYRSLQAKKEMVKLMKKIIVTKRNKMIQGADPNDVLDVLLSDQSGQLTDDLMSDNMIDMMIPGEDSVPLLITLAIKYLSDSPLALQKFTEENVKVNKLKARLGEPMYWNDYLSLPFTQMVITETLRMGNIITGLMRKAMKDVEIKGYLVPKGWCVLTYIRSVHLDDTLYDTPYQFNPWRWQNKDTNSSSFTPFGGGQRLCPGLDLARLEASIFLHHFVTKFRWEAEDDSIVHFPTVRMKKGMPVWVKRRRDP, from the exons ATGGACATTCTTTGCAGTTGGACTTTGATTTCATCTCTTGTCATCGCAATATCAATTTCTCTGTCCTACATTATTTTCCATCTTTATAGGAATACCAAATTGAAAAACTTCCCCAAAAAATTAACTTGGACACTTCCTTTAGGCACTCTTGGATGGCCACTTCTTGGGGAAACCATGGAGTTCATCTCTTGTGCCTATTCAGACCACCCTGAGAGCTTCATGGATAGACGACGTCGTAA GTATGGTAATGTATTCAAGTCCCACATATTTGGGAAACAAACCATAATATCAACGGACGCAGAGGTGAACAGGTTTATACTACAGAGTGATGCAAAGTTGTTTGTGCCTTGTTATCCAAAATCTTTAACTGAATTAATGGGGAAATCTTCAATCCTTCTCATTAATGGAAGTTTGCAAAGGAGAATCCATGGACTTATTGCTTCTTTCTTCAAATCATCACATCTTAAAGCTCAGGTCACAAGAGACATGCAATGTTATGTCCAACAAGCTATGGATACATGGGTTGATAATATTCATTCCCCTATTCTCATCCAAAATCAAGCCAAACAT ATTGCTTTTCAAGTGCTGGTAAAAGCACTGATTAGTCTGGATCCAGGGAAGGAAATGCACTTCTTAAAAAAGCAGTTTCAAGAGTTTGTTTCAGGACTCATGTCCTTGCCTGTCAACTTACCTGGAACTCAACTTTATCGGTCATTACAG GCAAAGAAGGAAATGGTGAAACTAATGAAGAAAATAATAGTGACTAAAAGGAATAAAATGATCCAAGGAGCAGACCCAAATGATGTGTTAGATGTTCTGTTAAGTGACCAAAGTGGGCAATTAACAGATGATTTAATGTCTGATAATATGATTGATATGATGATTCCAGGGGAAGATTCTGTCCCACTTCTTATTACTCTTGCCATCAAATATCTATCAGATTCTCCATTAGCCCTCCAAAAATTTACG GAGGAGAATGTGAAAGTTAATAAGCTTAAGGCAAGGTTAGGGGAGCCCATGTATTGGAATGATTACCTTTCATTGCCTTTTACACAAATG GTAATTACAGAGACGTTGAGGATGGGAAATATAATCACGGGGTTAATGAGAAAAGCCATGAAAGATGTGGAGATAAAAGGGTATTTAGTACCGAAGGGATGGTGTGTTCTTACCTATATTAGATCAGTTCACCTTGATGACACCTTATACGACACGCCTTACCAATTTAATCCTTGGAGATGGCAG AACAAAGATACAAATAGTAGTAGCTTCACCCCTTTTGGTGGCGGACAAAGGCTTTGCCCTGGCTTGGATTTGGCTAGATTGGAAGCCTCCATTTTCCTCCATCATTTTGTTACAAAATTCAG GTGGGAGGCTGAGGATGATTCAATAGTTCATTTTCCTACAGTAAGGATGAAAAAGGGAATGCCAGTTTGGGTCAAAAGGAGAAGAGACCCTTGa